One window of Anaerolineales bacterium genomic DNA carries:
- a CDS encoding YhfC family intramembrane metalloprotease, with product MLETMLVINFLAMIVIPILAGFYFARKFKLSWKLFLAGGLTFIASQILHIPFVLALTPTFQAWGLIAYAAILGLLAGLFEETARYILFKYILKNRKTWNEGVYVGVGHGGMEAILLGIAVALTFVNMMAYRNIDLATVPSIPPEQLELAKQQIQAYWSAPPYLAILGVVERIFAMCLHVSLSVMVLYGLVHMKAHWFWLAVLWHAAVDGVAVYLGQRLSPLAVEGVLAVSASVSIWITLRMKPKLAMKNIETEKPLEVAGQGTGRE from the coding sequence ATGCTTGAAACCATGTTGGTCATCAATTTTCTGGCGATGATCGTCATCCCCATCCTTGCCGGTTTTTACTTTGCGCGGAAGTTCAAACTCTCCTGGAAGTTGTTCCTCGCAGGCGGATTGACCTTCATCGCTTCTCAAATCCTGCACATCCCGTTTGTGCTCGCGTTGACGCCGACATTTCAAGCCTGGGGATTGATCGCATATGCGGCGATACTGGGATTACTGGCGGGATTATTCGAAGAGACCGCGCGTTACATTTTATTCAAATACATCCTGAAGAATCGTAAAACCTGGAACGAAGGCGTTTATGTCGGCGTCGGCCACGGCGGGATGGAGGCGATTCTGCTCGGCATCGCCGTCGCGTTGACCTTCGTCAACATGATGGCGTATCGCAATATTGATCTGGCAACGGTGCCAAGCATCCCGCCGGAACAACTCGAATTGGCAAAACAACAGATCCAAGCGTACTGGTCCGCGCCGCCATATCTCGCGATCCTTGGTGTCGTGGAACGCATCTTCGCGATGTGTTTGCATGTGTCGCTATCGGTTATGGTGTTGTATGGATTGGTGCACATGAAAGCGCATTGGTTTTGGCTGGCGGTCTTATGGCATGCAGCCGTGGATGGAGTTGCAGTGTATCTCGGTCAGCGTCTGAGTCCGCTGGCGGTAGAAGGAGTACTCGCGGTTTCTGCATCCGTCAGCATTTGGATCACGTTACGAATGAAACCAAAGTTAGCGATGAAAAATATCGAAACGGAGAAGCCGCTTGAAGTGGCGGGACAGGGAACAGGTCGGGAATGA
- a CDS encoding DUF1648 domain-containing protein encodes MSTSTTSIIVLSLIAVAVVAGAVLWNQLPEQMASHWNANDQVDGYMPKFWGVFLMPMVTLGMFGLFLLLPNIDPLKANIAIFRGAFNLFILLITVFMLYIHALTIAWSLGFQNFRMSSAMLPFLGVLFIFIGYMLRQAKRNFFIGIRTPWTLSSDTVWEKTHQLGSILFIASGALAILGSFFGGMVAFWLLFIPLIGSTLFLVVYSYLLYRNETKS; translated from the coding sequence ATGTCGACAAGCACCACATCCATCATTGTTCTGTCCCTGATCGCAGTCGCCGTCGTGGCGGGAGCGGTCTTGTGGAATCAACTCCCTGAGCAGATGGCTTCCCACTGGAATGCCAACGACCAGGTCGATGGTTATATGCCCAAATTCTGGGGCGTGTTCCTCATGCCGATGGTCACACTGGGAATGTTCGGGTTGTTCCTTCTCCTGCCGAATATCGATCCTCTCAAGGCGAACATCGCAATATTCCGCGGCGCATTCAACCTGTTCATCCTGCTGATCACCGTCTTCATGCTTTACATCCACGCCTTGACGATTGCATGGAGCCTCGGCTTTCAGAACTTCAGGATGAGTTCCGCCATGCTGCCTTTCCTCGGCGTGCTGTTTATTTTCATCGGCTATATGCTCAGGCAGGCGAAGCGCAACTTCTTTATCGGCATCCGGACTCCCTGGACTCTCTCAAGCGATACCGTCTGGGAGAAAACGCATCAACTCGGCTCGATCCTGTTCATTGCATCGGGAGCGCTGGCCATCCTCGGAAGCTTCTTCGGCGGGATGGTTGCCTTCTGGTTATTGTTCATCCCGTTGATCGGCTCGACTCTTTTCCTCGTCGTCTATTCCTACTTACTGTATCGGAACGAGACGAAATCCTGA
- a CDS encoding slipin family protein has translation MNTKFLKSFSQRKKDDQHIPPIAWFVFAIILIGAVKVAVLLDMIKVSDLVIGAAVLALTGIATYLLFAIKVAPQWEKAVVLRLGKFKALKGPGLFWIIPIVDTTPTWIDHRVMVTPFAAQKTLTKDTVPVDVDAVLFWVVWDAEKAALEVEDYRAAVDWAAQTALRDIIGKKMLADILVGRSAIDKELQAVIDERTTPWGVTVQSVEIRDIVIPQDLEDAMSRQAQAERERQARVILGESEKQIAASFAEASRAYADNPTALHLRAMNMLFEGLKEKGALVIVPSSAVDTMNLGGMSGMISLAQNNLPKEK, from the coding sequence ATGAACACAAAATTCTTAAAGTCATTTTCACAAAGGAAAAAGGACGATCAGCATATTCCGCCCATCGCATGGTTCGTCTTTGCGATTATTTTGATCGGAGCGGTCAAGGTCGCCGTCTTGTTGGATATGATCAAGGTATCTGACCTTGTGATCGGTGCGGCTGTACTGGCGCTGACCGGCATTGCCACCTACTTGTTGTTTGCGATCAAGGTCGCGCCGCAATGGGAAAAAGCTGTTGTGCTGCGGCTGGGAAAATTCAAAGCCTTGAAGGGTCCCGGCTTGTTCTGGATCATTCCCATCGTGGATACCACGCCAACATGGATCGATCATCGCGTGATGGTCACGCCGTTCGCCGCGCAGAAAACGCTCACAAAGGATACCGTGCCGGTGGATGTGGATGCCGTGCTTTTCTGGGTGGTGTGGGACGCCGAAAAAGCCGCGCTGGAAGTTGAAGATTACCGCGCCGCAGTGGATTGGGCAGCCCAAACCGCTTTGCGCGACATCATCGGCAAAAAGATGCTGGCGGATATCCTCGTCGGGCGCAGCGCCATCGATAAGGAATTGCAGGCGGTGATCGATGAACGCACCACGCCCTGGGGTGTGACGGTGCAATCGGTGGAGATCCGTGACATTGTCATCCCGCAGGATCTGGAGGATGCCATGTCCCGCCAGGCGCAGGCGGAGCGTGAACGTCAGGCGCGTGTGATCCTTGGCGAGTCGGAGAAACAGATCGCCGCATCGTTTGCAGAAGCATCGCGGGCATACGCCGACAATCCGACCGCCCTACATCTGCGCGCAATGAACATGCTGTTCGAAGGATTGAAAGAGAAAGGCGCTCTGGTGATCGTGCCGTCCTCCGCTGTGGATACGATGAATCTCGGCGGCATGAGCGGCATGATTTCGCTGGCGCAGAATAATCTGCCGAAAGAGAAGTGA
- a CDS encoding GntR family transcriptional regulator: MAEKKPSLHLDFHSGLPIYTQIVNQIQSQLANGILKPGDQLPTVRALAEELRINFNTVARAYRILDDARIISTQQGRGTFITEIPPPEVTEKLRRESLFELTQRFIGEAHRLGFSEREVSRMVRDRLKSWKEAKQVQKYV, from the coding sequence ATGGCTGAAAAGAAACCCTCCCTCCATCTCGATTTTCATTCAGGGTTACCAATCTATACCCAGATCGTCAACCAGATCCAAAGCCAGCTGGCGAATGGAATTTTGAAACCAGGCGACCAATTGCCCACCGTGCGCGCACTGGCGGAAGAACTGAGGATCAATTTCAATACCGTGGCGCGCGCGTACCGTATATTGGATGATGCACGGATCATATCCACACAACAGGGACGCGGCACATTTATTACAGAAATCCCGCCGCCGGAGGTCACAGAGAAACTGAGGCGCGAGTCTCTCTTCGAACTTACGCAACGCTTTATCGGTGAAGCGCATCGGCTGGGCTTCTCGGAGCGTGAGGTCAGCCGGATGGTGAGAGACAGGCTCAAGTCCTGGAAAGAAGCGAAGCAAGTCCAAAAATATGTTTAG
- a CDS encoding PLP-dependent aminotransferase family protein, which translates to MRIPLDRHSGIPLYQQIESHLRQGILSGNLPSDTRLPACRQLARDLGVNRTTVENAYSALEADGLVFSRMGSGTYVLPVYPLPAIPKNYADGPWPLWQTNFQTHDASNSDLEDDVRQFGKHPHPISFASGISDSRQFPVEEFRKVLQSVMRRDQIDSLEYGERRGYAPLRRGIAQILASQGLQTHPENVLITAGSQQAIFLVAQVLLKADDTVLVEDPTYSAAIELFRTLGLQIVGIPVDDQGMQVDKLEKLLQLHHPKLIYTIPNFHNPTGTCLSSARRRELILLAGRYNVPILEDDFVGDLRYEGHTQPSLKSLDPGGQVIYVGTFSKMLMPGLRVGFIVADGPVYDSLLNFKRLSDLATSTLIQRALDAYMTVGRYQSYLHRSCQVFRNRRDAMVQAIGRHLHGVSFEIPKGGLFIWLRLPKSLSADELLPVARKEGVSFVPGNSFFIDGTCGREWLRLNFASQPVEDIEEGIKRLGLAILRIKGKKR; encoded by the coding sequence ATGCGCATCCCTCTGGACCGTCATAGCGGAATCCCCCTTTATCAGCAAATCGAATCCCACCTCCGGCAGGGAATCCTATCCGGCAACCTTCCATCCGATACACGCCTGCCCGCATGCCGTCAACTTGCGCGCGACCTTGGCGTCAATCGCACGACCGTTGAAAATGCTTACTCCGCATTGGAAGCGGATGGGTTGGTTTTTTCACGCATGGGCAGCGGCACATATGTGCTTCCCGTATATCCGCTCCCCGCCATTCCTAAAAACTACGCTGATGGACCCTGGCCCCTCTGGCAGACGAACTTTCAAACGCACGACGCCTCCAATTCGGACCTCGAGGATGATGTGCGTCAATTTGGCAAACATCCGCACCCGATCAGTTTCGCCAGCGGAATCAGCGATTCGCGCCAGTTCCCGGTCGAGGAGTTTCGCAAAGTGCTTCAATCCGTAATGCGGCGCGACCAGATCGACTCGCTCGAATATGGGGAACGGAGAGGTTACGCTCCGCTGCGCAGGGGAATCGCCCAAATCCTTGCCAGCCAGGGATTGCAGACCCACCCCGAGAATGTCCTCATCACAGCCGGATCACAGCAAGCCATTTTTCTTGTCGCACAGGTTTTGTTGAAAGCGGATGACACTGTGTTGGTGGAAGATCCCACCTATTCCGCAGCGATCGAACTATTTCGCACGCTCGGTTTGCAGATCGTCGGCATTCCGGTCGACGATCAGGGAATGCAGGTCGATAAACTGGAAAAACTCCTGCAACTCCACCATCCCAAACTGATCTACACGATTCCAAATTTTCACAACCCCACTGGGACATGTCTCAGCAGCGCGCGCCGTCGCGAATTGATCCTGCTTGCGGGCAGATATAACGTTCCAATATTGGAGGATGATTTCGTGGGCGATTTACGGTACGAAGGGCACACCCAGCCTTCGCTCAAATCCCTCGACCCGGGTGGGCAGGTGATTTACGTCGGCACTTTCTCGAAAATGCTGATGCCCGGTTTGAGAGTCGGTTTCATCGTTGCCGACGGTCCCGTCTATGACAGCCTGCTCAACTTCAAACGTCTCAGCGACCTGGCCACGTCTACATTGATACAACGCGCATTGGACGCTTATATGACCGTGGGACGTTATCAGTCATATTTACATCGTTCCTGTCAGGTGTTTCGAAATCGGCGCGATGCGATGGTACAGGCGATCGGGCGACACCTGCACGGCGTTTCCTTTGAAATACCCAAAGGCGGCTTGTTCATCTGGCTCCGATTACCCAAGTCTCTTTCAGCGGATGAATTGCTGCCCGTTGCGCGCAAGGAGGGAGTCTCCTTTGTGCCTGGCAATTCGTTTTTCATCGATGGAACGTGCGGCAGAGAATGGCTCCGCCTCAACTTTGCCTCCCAGCCGGTGGAGGATATCGAAGAGGGAATCAAACGATTGGGGCTGGCAATTCTCAGGATAAAGGGTAAAAAGAGGTAA
- the pdxS gene encoding pyridoxal 5'-phosphate synthase lyase subunit PdxS, whose translation MQAKTGTWTEKKGLAQMLKGGVIMDVVNAEHAKIAEEAGACAVMALERVPADIRADGGVARMSDPEMILKIMDAVSIPVMAKCRIGHFVEAQILEAIGVDYIDESEVLTPADEEHHILKHDFKVPFVCGCRNIGEALRRIGEGAAMIRTKGEAGTGDVVEAVRHARTVIGAIRQLQTMGDEELMTFAKNNGAPYELVKETKELGRMPVVNFAAGGVATPADAALMMQLGVDGVFVGSGIFKSGNPARRAQAIVKAVTHYQDASILAEVSKNLGEAMVGRNVSQMPEAEKIAGRGW comes from the coding sequence ATGCAGGCAAAAACTGGTACATGGACCGAGAAAAAAGGTTTAGCGCAGATGTTGAAAGGCGGCGTCATCATGGATGTGGTGAACGCCGAGCATGCGAAGATCGCGGAGGAGGCGGGCGCTTGCGCCGTGATGGCGTTGGAGCGCGTGCCCGCCGATATCCGTGCGGATGGCGGCGTGGCGCGCATGTCTGACCCGGAGATGATTCTCAAGATCATGGATGCGGTGTCCATTCCCGTGATGGCGAAATGCCGCATCGGTCATTTCGTCGAGGCGCAGATTCTCGAAGCCATCGGCGTGGATTACATTGACGAATCCGAAGTGCTGACCCCGGCGGACGAAGAACATCATATATTGAAACACGATTTCAAAGTGCCTTTCGTTTGCGGATGCCGAAATATCGGCGAAGCCTTGCGCCGCATCGGCGAGGGAGCAGCCATGATCCGCACCAAGGGTGAAGCGGGGACCGGCGATGTGGTCGAAGCTGTGCGCCATGCGCGGACAGTGATCGGTGCGATCCGTCAATTGCAGACCATGGGCGACGAAGAGTTGATGACGTTCGCCAAGAACAACGGCGCGCCGTATGAACTGGTGAAGGAAACAAAAGAACTTGGGCGCATGCCTGTGGTGAACTTCGCAGCGGGCGGCGTGGCGACCCCGGCCGATGCGGCACTGATGATGCAGCTCGGTGTGGACGGTGTGTTCGTCGGTTCCGGCATCTTCAAGAGCGGCAATCCTGCGCGTCGCGCCCAAGCCATCGTCAAAGCTGTGACGCACTATCAGGATGCTTCCATCCTTGCGGAAGTGAGCAAGAATCTCGGCGAAGCCATGGTGGGACGCAACGTCTCGCAGATGCCCGAGGCGGAAAAGATCGCAGGACGGGGTTGGTAG
- the pdxT gene encoding pyridoxal 5'-phosphate synthase glutaminase subunit PdxT: protein MKIGVLALQGDFAEHISMLKKLGVETAEVRLPEHLQGLDGLIIPGGESTTIGKLATAYKLIEPLREFGKSHAIWGTCAGAIFLSNDIGRDQPLLGLMDIKVKRNAFGRQVDSFETDLEIDELFKATGTEHPYHAVFIRAPIIESVGGGVKVLSALEDGRIVAAQEGHLLATSFHPELTDDPRFHEYFISLAS from the coding sequence ATGAAAATCGGCGTACTTGCCCTGCAAGGCGACTTTGCAGAACATATCTCCATGCTGAAAAAACTTGGGGTGGAAACCGCGGAAGTGCGGTTGCCGGAACACCTGCAGGGCCTGGATGGGCTCATCATCCCCGGCGGGGAATCGACCACAATTGGAAAGCTGGCAACAGCATATAAGCTCATCGAACCCCTGCGCGAATTCGGGAAATCTCATGCAATCTGGGGAACGTGCGCTGGCGCCATCTTTCTTTCAAATGACATCGGGCGGGACCAGCCCCTGCTCGGTTTAATGGATATAAAAGTCAAGCGCAATGCATTTGGGCGCCAGGTTGATTCCTTCGAAACCGACCTGGAGATCGATGAATTGTTCAAAGCCACCGGCACGGAACATCCATATCATGCGGTCTTTATCCGCGCGCCCATTATTGAATCGGTGGGCGGGGGCGTTAAGGTGCTTTCGGCTTTGGAAGACGGTCGTATCGTCGCTGCACAAGAGGGGCATTTGCTGGCCACCTCCTTTCATCCCGAATTGACCGATGATCCGCGCTTCCACGAGTATTTCATTTCGTTGGCATCGTGA
- a CDS encoding HAD family phosphatase → MLKALIFDFDGLILDTETPEVLVWQNIYKEHGFELPVEEWQKTVGGYGISNFDPAQHLSHLSQGTLDPVSLQARYRREADAIIHSNPIMPGVMDMIHDAQANGLKVAIGSSSPHSWVDSHTQRLDIHHHFEHIICQDDVAPGRTKPHPDIFLKALEKLNVNNDEAVVFEDSPNGVLASKRAGVFVVAVPNPLTAKMNVQGDMTVSSLAELSLKDLMR, encoded by the coding sequence ATGCTCAAAGCGTTGATCTTCGATTTCGACGGGCTGATCCTCGACACCGAGACGCCCGAAGTTTTGGTTTGGCAGAACATCTATAAAGAACATGGATTCGAACTTCCGGTGGAGGAGTGGCAAAAGACCGTGGGCGGATACGGCATCTCGAACTTTGATCCCGCCCAACATCTTTCGCATCTTTCGCAGGGGACGCTGGACCCTGTTTCCCTTCAAGCCCGCTACAGGCGGGAGGCGGATGCGATCATTCACTCCAATCCCATCATGCCCGGCGTCATGGATATGATCCACGATGCGCAGGCAAATGGTTTGAAGGTTGCCATCGGTTCATCCTCTCCGCACTCCTGGGTGGATTCTCACACGCAGCGGCTCGACATCCATCATCACTTCGAGCATATTATCTGTCAGGACGACGTTGCGCCCGGCAGGACGAAGCCTCATCCCGATATTTTCTTGAAAGCGTTGGAGAAATTGAATGTCAATAATGATGAGGCGGTCGTCTTCGAAGATTCTCCCAATGGTGTGCTTGCTTCGAAGCGCGCGGGAGTCTTCGTGGTGGCAGTCCCCAATCCACTCACGGCAAAGATGAACGTGCAGGGTGACATGACCGTTTCTTCCCTCGCGGAATTATCCTTGAAGGATTTGATGAGATAG
- a CDS encoding acyltransferase family protein has translation MNIKASLQAGEPVDSSKLGWVDFVRFLAAFLVVLAHVCDWGHEPWSWGAFYYTLSRVAVPFFFLTGGFLLLSKEEDLWTFFRKRLAKVAIPFIVWSVLYDIQNSRPFVDGLSVDAVAGMVVRILSVPREAHLWFFYSLIGLYMITPVLRVFVANAKESELLYFIALWFLVKPVLMIVEAFTPVKVGFDVYYAAGYVGYFLLGYYLGRMEITPRLLRLVFFVFILGFILTFFIFYYDLPPTNNESVLRDYPSLNIVLMSLGAFILIKHAAARVPDSWIRLSSKASPVIFGIYLIHPMLLRWLALGMDSLGYDPYAGYSLLIIPIIALMAFLISWLIVYLTLKVPGLRAIF, from the coding sequence TTGAATATCAAAGCCTCTTTGCAGGCAGGTGAACCGGTGGATTCATCAAAACTTGGCTGGGTCGATTTCGTGCGCTTTCTCGCTGCATTTCTGGTGGTGCTTGCGCACGTCTGCGATTGGGGGCATGAGCCCTGGTCGTGGGGCGCATTCTATTACACGCTTTCGCGAGTCGCTGTGCCCTTCTTTTTTCTCACCGGCGGTTTCCTGCTTCTTTCCAAAGAAGAGGACCTGTGGACGTTTTTCCGAAAGCGCCTCGCAAAGGTCGCCATTCCCTTCATTGTCTGGTCTGTGCTTTATGATATTCAGAACAGCCGCCCCTTTGTGGATGGTTTATCTGTTGATGCAGTCGCCGGAATGGTCGTCCGCATCTTGAGCGTCCCGCGCGAGGCGCATCTCTGGTTCTTTTATTCATTGATCGGTCTTTATATGATCACACCCGTGTTACGCGTCTTTGTTGCCAATGCGAAGGAATCAGAACTTCTTTATTTCATTGCGCTTTGGTTCCTCGTCAAACCGGTTCTGATGATCGTCGAAGCATTCACCCCGGTCAAGGTTGGCTTCGATGTTTATTATGCGGCTGGCTATGTGGGTTATTTTCTGCTCGGTTATTACCTGGGAAGAATGGAGATCACGCCCCGCCTCCTGCGTTTGGTTTTTTTTGTTTTTATCCTTGGCTTTATCCTCACCTTTTTCATTTTCTATTACGACCTGCCGCCCACCAATAACGAATCTGTCCTGCGCGACTATCCCAGCCTGAATATTGTCCTCATGTCGCTTGGCGCATTCATTTTGATCAAGCATGCTGCGGCGCGCGTCCCCGACTCGTGGATTCGCTTGTCGTCGAAAGCCAGCCCGGTCATCTTCGGCATTTACCTCATCCATCCCATGCTTCTGCGCTGGCTGGCGCTCGGAATGGATTCGCTGGGGTACGATCCCTATGCCGGGTATTCGCTGCTTATAATTCCCATCATCGCGCTCATGGCATTCCTGATCTCCTGGCTGATCGTTTATCTGACTCTCAAAGTGCCGGGATTACGCGCCATATTTTAG
- a CDS encoding amidohydrolase, with protein sequence MHHNRNHRLSRRDFLKLSGAALGGAALACGGTELIELTAIPTAVSTVKPPTLAPGEIVDAILVNGNVVTMNAQHSVARAVAIKNGIIQFVGDDQAVRNLSGDGTQIFDLNGRTVTPGLIDAHCHLSACGLLGSAYVDVSWPAVLTVEQMQEKISERIAITPPGEWVVGAGWVTYEGRSPTKHDLDPVSPNHPVMLINQGGHMAVVNSLALEMADVTAKTKDPGNGRFLREANDEPNGLVLNHPAMDVFRKLWPADLLDLKTYEASVIDPQAKFASMGVTSFQDVYARDMDRMKAYFNVAKRGEMTIRGQVMNVLEYIQELDGRIDEIEAVRYEDDFMHFGGAKFQADGGLEGSYTLEPHNGIAWDIPIWKPRDLNEAVRAFHDAGYQVAIHTGGDAAVAMALDAIENAMNKNPRPDPRHRIEHSVLNTDNDLQREKDLGVIVSTQPTLITAFGEGMFRIWGEERTQRVIPTRTWLDMGVPLALSSDAPSMPWWDPQSTLYASIARITVTKKLVGPEQAMTIEEAMYAHTMGSAYADFAENKKGSLEPGKFADLIVWHDNPYTVATEDLLDLTIDLTMVGGKVVHQV encoded by the coding sequence ATGCACCACAACCGTAATCACCGATTGTCCCGCAGGGATTTTCTCAAGTTAAGCGGAGCCGCGCTGGGTGGAGCGGCGCTGGCTTGCGGCGGCACGGAATTGATTGAGTTAACAGCAATACCGACCGCGGTAAGCACTGTCAAACCGCCGACATTGGCTCCAGGTGAAATCGTCGATGCGATCCTGGTCAATGGCAATGTCGTGACCATGAACGCGCAACACAGTGTTGCCAGGGCGGTGGCGATAAAAAATGGGATCATCCAATTCGTCGGTGACGATCAAGCGGTTCGGAATTTATCCGGGGACGGGACGCAGATCTTTGATTTGAACGGGCGCACCGTCACTCCCGGGTTGATCGATGCTCATTGTCACTTGAGCGCCTGCGGCTTGCTTGGAAGCGCATACGTGGACGTCAGCTGGCCCGCGGTTCTCACCGTGGAACAGATGCAGGAGAAGATCTCTGAACGGATCGCGATAACGCCCCCCGGCGAATGGGTGGTCGGCGCGGGATGGGTGACCTATGAAGGGCGCAGCCCAACCAAGCATGACCTTGATCCCGTTTCGCCAAACCATCCCGTCATGTTGATCAATCAAGGCGGGCATATGGCAGTCGTCAACAGCCTGGCATTGGAGATGGCAGACGTAACAGCGAAGACAAAAGACCCCGGCAATGGGCGCTTCCTTCGTGAGGCGAATGATGAACCGAACGGTCTGGTCCTGAATCATCCCGCCATGGATGTTTTCCGCAAATTATGGCCCGCCGACCTGCTGGACCTGAAGACATATGAAGCAAGCGTCATCGATCCGCAAGCCAAGTTTGCGTCGATGGGAGTTACCAGCTTCCAGGACGTTTACGCGCGCGACATGGACCGCATGAAGGCATACTTCAACGTTGCCAAACGCGGCGAGATGACCATCCGCGGACAGGTGATGAATGTGTTGGAATATATCCAGGAGTTGGATGGGCGCATCGATGAGATCGAGGCCGTGCGCTATGAAGATGATTTCATGCACTTTGGCGGCGCGAAATTCCAGGCGGATGGCGGATTGGAAGGCTCCTACACGCTCGAACCTCATAACGGAATCGCCTGGGACATCCCCATCTGGAAGCCCAGGGATCTGAATGAGGCGGTGCGCGCCTTCCACGATGCGGGATATCAGGTCGCCATTCATACAGGCGGCGATGCGGCTGTTGCCATGGCATTGGACGCGATCGAAAACGCGATGAACAAGAATCCGCGCCCCGATCCGCGTCATCGCATCGAACATTCTGTTCTCAACACAGATAATGATTTGCAGCGGGAAAAAGACCTCGGCGTGATCGTCTCCACCCAGCCGACGCTCATCACAGCCTTTGGCGAAGGGATGTTCCGAATCTGGGGAGAGGAACGCACCCAGCGCGTCATCCCCACCCGCACCTGGCTGGACATGGGCGTTCCGCTTGCTCTCAGTTCAGATGCCCCCTCCATGCCGTGGTGGGATCCGCAAAGCACTTTGTATGCCAGTATCGCGCGGATCACCGTCACCAAAAAACTGGTCGGACCCGAACAGGCAATGACCATCGAAGAAGCCATGTACGCTCACACAATGGGAAGCGCCTATGCAGACTTCGCCGAAAACAAGAAAGGCTCGCTCGAGCCGGGAAAATTCGCGGACCTCATCGTCTGGCATGACAATCCCTATACGGTTGCAACGGAAGATCTCCTCGACCTGACGATCGATCTGACCATGGTTGGCGGAAAGGTGGTGCATCAGGTTTAA
- a CDS encoding MFS transporter: protein MNRNLFFIAAALLLWGFGEGLFFNFVPIRLETDFLLTKQEIGFALGAFGFSMAITHIPGGHLADRIGRRPLLIAAWLLGMFSTLAMGLAKSLPLYLVGLFAYGITAFVASPLGSYVTAARGKWEIGTALSLTTATFNIGMSLGPVTGGWVAERYGMDASYLVAFGAFVLSTLFILFIEPQPIDKHDPESPPTLLWNNTRFVNFLLIFAFAVFALYLAQPLTPNFLEGVRDLSLTETGWVFSAGALGNSLLALGISRFKPRWGFLIAQFMVALFAAFMWLGLGLPIFMIAYFLLGGFRAARPMAMAQARVLVHNSQMGLTYGMMETVSAIIFIIAPPIAGFIFERDPFIIYPIAIGLIAVSILISYIFSPRPEPSAIRNL from the coding sequence TTGAATCGTAATCTTTTCTTCATCGCCGCCGCGCTCCTGTTGTGGGGTTTCGGCGAGGGGCTGTTCTTCAATTTTGTTCCCATTCGTTTGGAGACCGACTTCCTGCTCACAAAACAGGAGATCGGGTTCGCGCTGGGCGCATTCGGATTCTCGATGGCGATCACGCACATCCCCGGCGGCCATCTCGCGGACCGCATCGGACGCCGCCCGCTTCTGATTGCGGCCTGGCTTTTAGGCATGTTCTCAACGCTGGCGATGGGACTCGCAAAAAGCCTGCCGCTCTACCTGGTCGGATTGTTCGCCTACGGCATCACCGCATTCGTGGCTTCGCCGCTCGGCAGTTATGTCACCGCCGCGCGCGGTAAATGGGAGATCGGAACCGCGCTTTCGTTGACAACGGCAACCTTCAACATCGGCATGTCGCTTGGACCTGTGACGGGCGGCTGGGTGGCTGAGCGTTACGGCATGGACGCCAGCTATCTTGTGGCGTTCGGCGCGTTCGTGCTTTCCACATTGTTCATCCTTTTCATCGAACCTCAACCGATAGATAAACACGACCCCGAATCGCCGCCGACCCTATTATGGAACAACACCCGCTTCGTCAACTTCCTGTTGATCTTTGCCTTTGCAGTTTTTGCACTCTATCTCGCCCAGCCGCTCACGCCGAATTTCCTCGAAGGCGTCCGCGATCTCTCGCTGACCGAGACAGGCTGGGTCTTCTCGGCTGGCGCGCTGGGTAATTCCCTGCTGGCGCTGGGGATCAGCCGCTTCAAACCGCGCTGGGGGTTTTTGATCGCGCAGTTCATGGTCGCGCTCTTTGCCGCGTTCATGTGGCTCGGGCTGGGACTGCCCATCTTCATGATTGCCTATTTTCTGTTGGGCGGATTCCGCGCAGCGAGACCGATGGCGATGGCGCAGGCGCGCGTCCTCGTCCACAACTCGCAGATGGGACTCACCTATGGCATGATGGAAACGGTCAGCGCGATCATCTTCATCATCGCGCCTCCCATCGCCGGTTTCATCTTCGAACGCGACCCGTTCATTATCTACCCGATTGCCATCGGCTTGATCGCCGTCTCCATTCTGATCAGCTACATCTTCTCCCCGCGCCCTGAACCGTCCGCAATTCGCAACCTGTAA